The Streptomyces phaeolivaceus genome has a window encoding:
- a CDS encoding succinate dehydrogenase/fumarate reductase iron-sulfur subunit codes for MSSYEARFKVWRGDVEGGGLKDFKVEVNEGEVVLDIIHRLQATQAPDLAVRWNCKAGKCGSCSAEINGRPRLMCMTRMSVFERDDTITVTPLRAFPVIRDLVTDVGFNYTKAREVPAFVPPAKLGPGEYRMMQEDVDRPQEFRKCIECFLCQDTCHVVRDHEENKPAFAGPRFLMRVAELDMHPLDAAEDTGLDRKRTAQEEHGLGYCNITKCCTEVCPEGIKITDNALIPLKERAVDRKYDPLVWLGSKIRRRTSTTPDR; via the coding sequence GTGAGCAGCTACGAGGCCCGCTTCAAGGTGTGGCGGGGCGATGTCGAGGGCGGCGGCCTGAAGGACTTCAAGGTCGAGGTGAACGAGGGCGAGGTGGTCCTCGACATCATCCACCGCCTGCAGGCCACCCAGGCCCCCGATCTCGCCGTCCGCTGGAACTGCAAGGCGGGCAAGTGCGGTTCGTGCTCGGCGGAGATCAACGGGCGCCCCCGGCTGATGTGCATGACCCGGATGTCGGTGTTCGAACGGGACGACACGATCACCGTGACCCCGCTGCGGGCCTTCCCTGTGATCCGCGACCTGGTCACGGACGTCGGCTTCAACTACACGAAGGCGCGGGAGGTCCCGGCGTTCGTGCCGCCGGCGAAGCTCGGGCCCGGCGAGTACCGGATGATGCAGGAGGACGTGGACCGCCCGCAGGAGTTCCGGAAGTGCATCGAGTGCTTCCTGTGCCAGGACACCTGCCATGTCGTCCGCGACCACGAGGAGAACAAGCCAGCCTTCGCCGGCCCGCGCTTCCTGATGCGGGTCGCGGAACTCGACATGCACCCGCTGGACGCGGCCGAGGACACCGGCCTCGACCGCAAGAGGACGGCCCAGGAAGAACACGGCCTCGGCTACTGCAACATCACCAAGTGCTGCACGGAGGTGTGCCCCGAGGGCATCAAGATCACGGACAACGCGCTGATCCCCCTGAAGGAGCGCGCCGTCGACCGCAAGTACGACCCGCTGGTGTGGCTGGGCTCGAAGATCAGGAGGCGCACGTCGACGACGCCGGACCGGTGA
- a CDS encoding fumarate reductase/succinate dehydrogenase flavoprotein subunit, which translates to MSVVERQEWDVVVIGAGGAGLRAAIEARERGARTAVICKSLFGKAHTVMAEGGIAAAMGNVNSGDNWQVHFRDTMRGGKFLNQWRMAELHAREAPDRVWELETWGALFDRTKDGRISQRNFGGHEYPRLAHVGDRTGLELIRTLQQKIVALQQEDREETGDYESRLKVFQECTVTRVLKDGERVSGVFGYERESGRFLVLEAPAVVIATGGIGKSFKVTSNSWEYTGDGHALALLAGAPLLNMEFVQFHPTGMVWPPSVKGILVTESVRGDGGVLRNSEGKRFMFDYIPDVFKEKYAESEEEGDRWYEDPDHNRRPPELLPRDEVARAINAEVKAGRGSPHGGVFLDVSTRMPAERIRRRLPSMYHQFKELADVDITAEAMEVGPTCHYVMGGIAVESDTAAARGVPGLFAAGEVAGGMHGSNRLGGNSLSDLLVFGRRAGQHAAEYTAGLTGARPPVDDIQIDTAAAEALRPFSAEGPAPEQSEGATGRPPENPYTLHQELQQAMNDLVGIIRREGEMGQALEKLADLRVRARRAGVEGHRQFNPGWHLALDLRNMLLVSECVARAALERTESRGGHTREDHPTMDRDWRRINLICRLADPMGGPETWDPVVGQIALTRETTEAIRPDLLALFDKEELVKYLAEEELYE; encoded by the coding sequence ATGTCCGTGGTCGAACGACAGGAGTGGGACGTCGTCGTGATCGGCGCCGGCGGCGCCGGTCTGCGCGCCGCGATCGAGGCCCGTGAGCGGGGCGCGCGTACGGCCGTGATCTGCAAGTCCCTGTTCGGCAAGGCCCATACGGTGATGGCCGAGGGCGGCATCGCGGCGGCCATGGGCAACGTCAACTCCGGTGACAACTGGCAGGTCCACTTCCGCGACACCATGCGCGGCGGCAAGTTCCTCAACCAGTGGCGGATGGCCGAGCTGCACGCCCGCGAGGCCCCGGACCGGGTGTGGGAGCTGGAGACCTGGGGCGCCCTCTTCGACCGTACGAAGGACGGCCGTATCTCGCAGCGCAACTTCGGCGGCCACGAGTACCCGCGCCTCGCGCACGTGGGCGACCGTACGGGCCTGGAGCTGATCCGCACCCTCCAGCAGAAGATCGTCGCGCTGCAGCAGGAGGACCGCGAGGAGACCGGTGACTACGAATCCCGGCTGAAGGTCTTCCAGGAGTGCACGGTCACCCGGGTGTTGAAGGACGGCGAGCGGGTCTCGGGGGTCTTCGGCTACGAGCGCGAATCCGGGCGTTTCCTCGTCCTCGAAGCGCCCGCCGTCGTGATCGCCACCGGCGGCATCGGCAAGTCCTTCAAGGTGACGTCGAACTCGTGGGAGTACACGGGCGACGGGCACGCGCTGGCCCTGCTCGCGGGCGCGCCGCTGCTGAACATGGAGTTCGTGCAGTTCCATCCGACGGGCATGGTCTGGCCGCCGTCGGTGAAGGGCATCCTGGTCACGGAGTCGGTGCGCGGGGACGGCGGGGTGCTCCGGAACTCCGAGGGCAAGCGGTTCATGTTCGACTACATCCCGGACGTCTTCAAGGAGAAGTACGCGGAGTCCGAGGAGGAGGGCGACCGCTGGTACGAGGACCCGGACCACAACCGGCGTCCGCCGGAACTGCTGCCGCGTGACGAGGTGGCGCGGGCCATCAACGCCGAGGTGAAGGCGGGCCGCGGCTCGCCGCACGGCGGGGTCTTCCTGGACGTGTCCACCCGTATGCCGGCGGAGCGGATCCGACGCCGACTCCCGTCCATGTACCACCAGTTCAAGGAGCTGGCGGACGTCGACATCACGGCGGAGGCGATGGAGGTCGGGCCGACCTGTCACTACGTGATGGGCGGTATCGCGGTCGAGTCGGACACGGCGGCGGCCCGCGGGGTGCCCGGTCTGTTCGCGGCCGGTGAGGTGGCCGGCGGCATGCACGGCTCCAACCGGCTGGGCGGCAACTCCCTCTCCGATCTGCTGGTGTTCGGCCGCCGGGCGGGTCAACACGCGGCCGAGTACACGGCGGGCCTCACCGGCGCACGCCCCCCGGTGGACGACATCCAGATCGACACGGCCGCCGCCGAGGCGCTGCGCCCGTTCTCCGCCGAGGGCCCGGCGCCCGAACAGTCCGAAGGAGCTACGGGTCGGCCGCCGGAGAATCCGTACACCCTCCACCAGGAGCTCCAGCAGGCCATGAACGACCTGGTCGGCATCATCCGCCGCGAGGGCGAGATGGGGCAGGCGCTGGAGAAGCTGGCCGATCTGCGGGTACGGGCGCGCCGGGCGGGGGTGGAGGGGCACCGGCAGTTCAACCCCGGCTGGCACCTCGCCCTGGATCTGCGGAACATGCTGCTGGTCAGCGAGTGTGTGGCGAGGGCCGCGCTGGAGCGTACGGAGTCCCGTGGCGGCCACACGCGCGAGGACCATCCGACGATGGACCGCGACTGGCGCCGGATCAACCTGATCTGCCGGCTCGCCGACCCGATGGGCGGACCGGAGACCTGGGATCCCGTCGTCGGCCAGATCGCCCTCACCCGTGAGACCACCGAAGCCATCCGTCCCGACCTGCTCGCCCTCTTCGACAAGGAGGAGCTGGTCAAGTACCTCGCCGAAGAGGAGCTGTACGAGTGA